A single window of Sphaerodactylus townsendi isolate TG3544 linkage group LG03, MPM_Stown_v2.3, whole genome shotgun sequence DNA harbors:
- the ENGASE gene encoding cytosolic endo-beta-N-acetylglucosaminidase isoform X4, with amino-acid sequence MKGGYLEDRFIQGSEVNDPFVFYHWRYIDIFVYFSHHTVTIPPVVWTNAAHRNGVLMLGTFITEWTDGAKICESFLAGEEEAYRSVAEQLAAIAQFYQFDGWLVNIENTLSAAAARNMPHFLRHLTDRVHQAVPGGKVVWYDSVLRNGELSWQNELNDKNQVYFDACDGFFTNYNWKEEQLLQTRDMAGERRCDVYVGVDVFGRGDVVGGGFDSNKSLRLVRHHGLSVAIFAPGWVYEHLGATDFLHNENKFWGMLSEWLPTHSIDSLPFGTRFSLGMGKKHFNNGQENGTKPWYNLSAQEAQPLYTNHRVPTGGWLRTRCCLEDAWSGGSSLVLEGAIPPSAKHVTARLFSFQMPAPRRLYLVLIYKCEGPSQAVTVAPELTTQESHTCYNLDLSARSAEPTRHKPSRLLTPPPHLAQLMRGCGQQGDPGWQGRCYELELQNCILHELSVAVSRQHRGQDEVPFTYRLGEIWVLDAAHLRSSLPAATGGLMSSIEVAHVQWHRPSSEELSVSLTLHWTYPPSEAKCFRVHYRSGSCVQNPEPPLIQIGEAHATCYRMTGLRVPDVHSEASCHLEFLVEPVLHDGIRVAAAMWGKLLFVYSNPKLPSTGGTPNPR; translated from the exons GGACTTTCATCACAGAGTGGACGGATGGTGCCAAGATCTGCGAATCGTTTCTGGCAGGCGAGGAGGAAGCGTATCGCTCTGTGGCTGAACAGCTGGCTGCGATTGCACAGTTCTATCAATTTGATGGCTGGCTGGTCAACATTGAGAATACTTTGAGT GCGGCAGCTGCACGGAACATGCCACACTTTTTGCGACACCTGACAGACCGGGTGCACCAAGCTGTGCCAGGAGGAAAGGTGGTGTGGTATGACAGTGTCCTGAGGAACGGAGAACTCAGCTGGCAGAACGAACTCAATGATAAAAACCA GGTTTACTTTGATGCTTGTGACGGTTTCTTTACTAATTACAACTGGAAGGAGGAGCAACTGCTGCAAACGAGAGACATGGCAGGCGAGCGTCGGTGTGACGTCTACGTGGGGGTGGATGTGTTCGGCCGTGGTGATGTTGTAGGTGGCGGCTTTGATTCTAACAAG TCTCTACGCCTGGTTCGTCACCATGGCCTTTCTGTGGCTATCTTTGCACCTGGCTGGGTGTATGAGCACTTGGGCGCTACGGACTTCCTGCACAACGAGAACAA ATTCTGGGGCATGCTGTCTGAATGGCTTCCTACTCATAGTATTGACTCCCTTCCCTTTGGTACCAGGTTCAGTCTAGGCATGGGTAAGAAGCACTTCAACAATGGACAG gagaATGGGACCAAACCGTGGTACAACTTGAGTGCTCAGGAGGCCCAGCCCCTCTACACAAACCACCGGGTGCCTACTGGTGGCTGGCTGCGGACCCGCTGCTGCTTGGAGGATGCTTGGAGTGGGGGTAGTTCCCTGGTGCTGGAGGGGGCAATCCCACCCAGCGCTAAGCATGTCACAGCAAG gCTGTTTTCCTTTCAGATGCCGGCACCTCGTAGACTGTACCTTGTCTTAATTTATAAATGTGAAGGTCCATCTCAAGCAGTGACCGTTGCACCGGAGCTGACAACACAGGAGTCACACACCTGTTATAACCTTGATTTATCTGCTCGATCTG CAGAACCAACCCGGCATAAACCCTCACGCCTCCTCACGCCTCCCCCCCACCTGGCCCAGTTGATGAGAGGTTGTGGACAGCAGGGGGATCCTGGTTGGCAGGGCCG ATGCTATGAGCTGGAGCTCCAGAACTGTATCCTGCACGAGCTTTCAGTTGCTGTCTCCCGTCAGCACAGAGGCCAGGATGAAGTGCCCTTCACCTACCGCCTGGGTGAAATCTGG GTGCTGGATGCTGCCCACCTGCGCTCATCGCTACCTGCTGCTACTGGCGGTCTAATGTCATCCATTGAAGTGGCTCATGTCCAGTGGCATCGCCCTTCCTCGGAGGAgctctctgtcagcctcaccttgCACTGGACCTATCCTCCTAGCGAAGCCAAGTGCTTTCGTGTGCACTACCGCAGCGGGTCGTGTGTTCAAAATCCCGAACCCCCTCTGATCCAGATTGGGGAAGCTCATGCAACCTGTTACCGCATGACTGGTCTGCGGGTGCCCGACGTTCACTCTGAGGCTTCCTGCCACTTGGAGTTCCTTGTGGAGCCAGTGCTCCATGATGGGATACGGGTAGCTGCTGCCATGTGGGGAAAACTCCTCTTTGTATACTCTAACCCAAAGCTGCCCAGCACTGGTGGCACTCCCAATCCTCGGTAA
- the ENGASE gene encoding cytosolic endo-beta-N-acetylglucosaminidase isoform X6: MLGTFITEWTDGAKICESFLAGEEEAYRSVAEQLAAIAQFYQFDGWLVNIENTLSAAAARNMPHFLRHLTDRVHQAVPGGKVVWYDSVLRNGELSWQNELNDKNQVYFDACDGFFTNYNWKEEQLLQTRDMAGERRCDVYVGVDVFGRGDVVGGGFDSNKSLRLVRHHGLSVAIFAPGWVYEHLGATDFLHNENKFWGMLSEWLPTHSIDSLPFGTRFSLGMGKKHFNNGQENGTKPWYNLSAQEAQPLYTNHRVPTGGWLRTRCCLEDAWSGGSSLVLEGAIPPSAKHVTARLFSFQMPAPRRLYLVLIYKCEGPSQAVTVAPELTTQESHTCYNLDLSARSAEPTRHKPSRLLTPPPHLAQLMRGCGQQGDPGWQGRCYELELQNCILHELSVAVSRQHRGQDEVPFTYRLGEIWVLDAAHLRSSLPAATGGLMSSIEVAHVQWHRPSSEELSVSLTLHWTYPPSEAKCFRVHYRSGSCVQNPEPPLIQIGEAHATCYRMTGLRVPDVHSEASCHLEFLVEPVLHDGIRVAAAMWGKLLFVYSNPKLPSTGGTPNPR; the protein is encoded by the exons GGACTTTCATCACAGAGTGGACGGATGGTGCCAAGATCTGCGAATCGTTTCTGGCAGGCGAGGAGGAAGCGTATCGCTCTGTGGCTGAACAGCTGGCTGCGATTGCACAGTTCTATCAATTTGATGGCTGGCTGGTCAACATTGAGAATACTTTGAGT GCGGCAGCTGCACGGAACATGCCACACTTTTTGCGACACCTGACAGACCGGGTGCACCAAGCTGTGCCAGGAGGAAAGGTGGTGTGGTATGACAGTGTCCTGAGGAACGGAGAACTCAGCTGGCAGAACGAACTCAATGATAAAAACCA GGTTTACTTTGATGCTTGTGACGGTTTCTTTACTAATTACAACTGGAAGGAGGAGCAACTGCTGCAAACGAGAGACATGGCAGGCGAGCGTCGGTGTGACGTCTACGTGGGGGTGGATGTGTTCGGCCGTGGTGATGTTGTAGGTGGCGGCTTTGATTCTAACAAG TCTCTACGCCTGGTTCGTCACCATGGCCTTTCTGTGGCTATCTTTGCACCTGGCTGGGTGTATGAGCACTTGGGCGCTACGGACTTCCTGCACAACGAGAACAA ATTCTGGGGCATGCTGTCTGAATGGCTTCCTACTCATAGTATTGACTCCCTTCCCTTTGGTACCAGGTTCAGTCTAGGCATGGGTAAGAAGCACTTCAACAATGGACAG gagaATGGGACCAAACCGTGGTACAACTTGAGTGCTCAGGAGGCCCAGCCCCTCTACACAAACCACCGGGTGCCTACTGGTGGCTGGCTGCGGACCCGCTGCTGCTTGGAGGATGCTTGGAGTGGGGGTAGTTCCCTGGTGCTGGAGGGGGCAATCCCACCCAGCGCTAAGCATGTCACAGCAAG gCTGTTTTCCTTTCAGATGCCGGCACCTCGTAGACTGTACCTTGTCTTAATTTATAAATGTGAAGGTCCATCTCAAGCAGTGACCGTTGCACCGGAGCTGACAACACAGGAGTCACACACCTGTTATAACCTTGATTTATCTGCTCGATCTG CAGAACCAACCCGGCATAAACCCTCACGCCTCCTCACGCCTCCCCCCCACCTGGCCCAGTTGATGAGAGGTTGTGGACAGCAGGGGGATCCTGGTTGGCAGGGCCG ATGCTATGAGCTGGAGCTCCAGAACTGTATCCTGCACGAGCTTTCAGTTGCTGTCTCCCGTCAGCACAGAGGCCAGGATGAAGTGCCCTTCACCTACCGCCTGGGTGAAATCTGG GTGCTGGATGCTGCCCACCTGCGCTCATCGCTACCTGCTGCTACTGGCGGTCTAATGTCATCCATTGAAGTGGCTCATGTCCAGTGGCATCGCCCTTCCTCGGAGGAgctctctgtcagcctcaccttgCACTGGACCTATCCTCCTAGCGAAGCCAAGTGCTTTCGTGTGCACTACCGCAGCGGGTCGTGTGTTCAAAATCCCGAACCCCCTCTGATCCAGATTGGGGAAGCTCATGCAACCTGTTACCGCATGACTGGTCTGCGGGTGCCCGACGTTCACTCTGAGGCTTCCTGCCACTTGGAGTTCCTTGTGGAGCCAGTGCTCCATGATGGGATACGGGTAGCTGCTGCCATGTGGGGAAAACTCCTCTTTGTATACTCTAACCCAAAGCTGCCCAGCACTGGTGGCACTCCCAATCCTCGGTAA